The following DNA comes from Gammaproteobacteria bacterium.
TTATCTCGCGAACCCTCTTTACGTATTACCAGCTCTTCCAACTGCGTAACTCCTAATTATGTGCACTTTTTAGGAAGCAGTAGTAACCCAGCTCTGCACGATTTCCGGATCGAGTGCGACGCTAACCGTCTGCTGGCCGTTCGGGGTAAGGTTTAGCTTGAAGCTTTTGTCCGCACGGACATCAACGCCAGCGCCTACGCCACCTGGCGATGCCCAGGTTTCAGTGTCCGAGCGGCGCAGCCAGCCGAGGTTCGCCGCGCGAGGATTCCAACGCGCCTTGAGATAATAGCCATCGATCACTGCGTTACCCGACCAGTTGGTTGCGGTGAGTACTAGATCAGCCTTAGTAATGCTCGCGCCAGAAGGCAACACAGTGGAAAGGCCGTCAAAACGAATCAATGGGTTCCAGGAGGCACCAGCCCCAGTACCTACCGTCATGCTCTCGGTCTTCTCTGCCCGACCATTGTAGTTATTCCAGGCAGCGGCGTATTGATTGGTGATGCTGGCATCCTGTGTACCGATATACCCATTAACCCCACCTACGAATGTGGCAAGTCCGCCGTTACCTGCGCTTGTAGCGCCAGCATAAGAACCAGTCTGCGTGAATGGTGCATTGCACTGCAAGGTCGTGGACTCAACTTCGGTATCGGCAAGAACGCCGTCGCTGTTGGAATCATGACCGGTGCGAATCGTAGTGCCTCCATAGAGGCAGTTGGCACCGGCTGGTTCAGGTTCTTGGCGGGTGAGAACGACTAAACTCTGCCCGGAAAGTAGATAGGTCAAGGTTAGCATCGGGCGATTGGCAACCACAGAATCTTCAGCACTCAGGATAGTGGCAGATTTATTCGAGCTGTCGTTCACGAACACGATGCCCTGGTTGGAGGCGGGATTTGTGAGCCAACTTTGAACGACGGACAAATCGAGATCCACTGTCCTCAGCTCGTTGCCAGACCCTTTGAAGTTAGTGAGGGCAAAGGGTGGGTTGGGCCTGACATTCTTGGTGCCCGCGCCGTCCCCAATCCACGTCAAAGAAGTCATGCGGTTATGCCAGCCCAGCTTGGACGATGTTGGATCCCATGTGCTTTTTAGATAATAACCCAGGATCTTAAAACCCGTCGTCCAGGTACCGACCGTGAGAGTCAAGGTGGCACGGGTCAGAGTCGCGCCCGTAGGCAGGCTGAGATTGTCGAAGCGCAGGAGTCCGCGAGCTTGGTAGCTGCCATTGGCAACCCTGTAACCACCTCTCTTGTAGGTAG
Coding sequences within:
- a CDS encoding hypothetical protein (Evidence 5 : Unknown function), producing MGITTQNAASWNSFNGTTYKRGGYRVANGSYQARGLLRFDNLSLPTGATLTRATLTLTVGTWTTGFKILGYYLKSTWDPTSSKLGWHNRMTSLTWIGDGAGTKNVRPNPPFALTNFKGSGNELRTVDLDLSVVQSWLTNPASNQGIVFVNDSSNKSATILSAEDSVVANRPMLTLTYLLSGQSLVVLTRQEPEPAGANCLYGGTTIRTGHDSNSDGVLADTEVESTTLQCNAPFTQTGSYAGATSAGNGGLATFVGGVNGYIGTQDASITNQYAAAWNNYNGRAEKTESMTVGTGAGASWNPLIRFDGLSTVLPSGASITKADLVLTATNWSGNAVIDGYYLKARWNPRAANLGWLRRSDTETWASPGGVGAGVDVRADKSFKLNLTPNGQQTVSVALDPEIVQSWVTTAS